CTTCTATCCGAGACAACAACCCGGTCATTATCCTAGAATACAAGTCTGAATTTAACCAAAAAGGCGAGGTGCCACTAGATCCTGAGTATGTGATCCCACTCGGTGTAGGTGAAATCAAAAAAGAAGGTACCGATGTAACAGTTGTTACCTACGGCAAAATGCTGCGCCGTGTCATGCAGGCCGCTGAAGAATTAGCAGAAGAAGGTATCTCTGTAGAAGTGGTTGACCCGCGTACATTGGTGCCACTTGATAAAGACATTATCATCAATTCTGTTAAGAAGACTGGTAAGGTCGTTTTGGTTAATGATGCCCACAAAACTAGCGGTTTCATTGGTGAAATTTCAGCGATTATTTCTGAGTCTGAAGCATTTGACTATTTAGATGCTCCAATCCGCCGTTGTGCAGGTGAAGATGTGCCAATGCCTTATGCACAAAACTTGGAAAATGCGATGATTCCGACCGTTGAAAGCATCAAAGACGCTATTCGGAAGACATATCATAAAGAATAAGGTATAATATAGAAAAGGCTTTCTCACAGATTAGATTACATAAATTATTTTATGTAATCTAATCTTGTGTAGAGGGTCAAAGTTGCTAAAATTTTACTAATTACAGACAATCGATATTCGGACCGATTTTATCCGATGAGCGAATTAGTAGGTCTACAAGGTTGATTGCCGATAGCGGTAACCATAATAACTTTAGATACATTTGTATCCAAGTTGCTTGTAGAGTTGCAACAGGAGAGAGTCGAATCGATAATATTCGACGAACGACTTAGTAAGTCTACTAGGGTGTCCGCTTGATAGCGGCAACCGTAGTAACTTGAGATACGTTTGTATCCAAGTTACTTGTAAAGTTGCAACAGGAGAGAGTTGAATCGATGATATTCGACGAACGACTTAGTAAGTCTACTAGGTTGGTCGCCGATAGCGACAACCGTAATAACTTGAGATACGTTTGTATCCAAGTTACTTGTAGAGTTGAACACGGGCTAAAAGCTTGGAAAAAAGATAAAGCGCCTTGGCTTCATCGAAGCCTGCGTTGATTTCCTATTTTTCAGTCGCTTTTTAACGCCCTTAGTATCATGTAATTGAATTCGGACGGAGGTCTGTGAAAAAAAGATAGATTTCCTTGTGTTCATCGAACACAGCGTCAATCTCCTATTTTTTCATTGCCCTCTGCGTCCTTAATATCTTATAATAGAATTGGAGAGGTCATGGCTGATGATAAGCTAAGAGCGACTCCTGCAGCTAGAAAGTTAGCGGATGATTTGGGAATCAACCTCTATGATGTTTCTGGCTCAGGTGCAAACGGTCGTGTCCACAAAGAAGACGTGGAAACTTATAAAGATACAAATGTGGTGCGCATTTCACCACTGGCAACACGAATTGCCCAAGAACACAATATTGCTTGGCAAGAGATTCAAGGAACTGGCCATCGTGGTAAGATTATGAAGAAGGATGTCCTTGCCTTCTTGCCCGAGAATGTTGAGAGCGATACAATCAAATCTCCTGCTCAAATTGAAAAAGTGGAAGAAGTGCCTGATAATGTCACTCCTTACGGTGAAATTGAGCGTATTCCAATGACGCCAATGCGGAAGGTTATCGCTCAGCGGATGGTAGAATCTTACCTGACAGCGCCAACATTCACCCTTAACTATGATGTTGATATGACAGAAATGCTGGCCTTGCGTAAAAAAGTGCTAGAGCCAATCATGGAAGCAACTGGCAAGAAAGTAACTGTCACAGACCTGCTTTCGATGGCTGTTGTGAAGACACTGATGAAACATCCTTACCTCAATTCGACCTTGACAGAGGATGGCAAAACCATTATCACACACAACTATGTCAACCTTTCAATGGCAGTCGGTATGGATAATGGCCTGATGACACCAGTTGTCTACAATGCAGAAAAAATGAGCCTATCAGAGCTTGTAGTAGCCTTTAAAGATGTAATCGGACGTACCTTGGAAGGCAAGTTGGCTCCAAGCGAGCTGCAAAATTCAACCTTCACAATCAGTAACTTAGGTATGTTTGGCGTTCAGTCCTTTGGTCCAATCATCAACCAGCCAAACTCTGCTATCTTGGGCGTAAGCTCAACAGTGGAAAAACCTGTCGTTGTTAACGGCGAAATTGTTATCCGTCCAATTATGAGTCTGGGCTTGACTATTGATCACCGTGTTGTTGACGGAATGGCTGGAGCTAAGTTTATGAAGGACTTGAAGGCTTTGATTGAAGACCCAATTTCAATGTTGGTATAAGATTTTTCTTTGCTATTCTAAAAAGCAAAGAGGCACTCAGCAAATGAAAAACTAGTTAGAAAAGGAAAGAAAAATGGCTTTAGAAGTAATTATGCCCAAAGCCGGCGTGGATATGACCGAAGGGCAAATTGTCCAATGGAATAAGAAAGTCGGCGAATTTGTCAAAGAAGGAGAAATCCTTTTGGAAATCATGACTGACAAGGTCAGCATGGAATTGGAAGCTGAAGAAGATGGCTATCTGATTGCCATTCTCAAAGGTGACGGAGAAACTGTTCCAGTAACGGAAGTCATCGGTTACTTGGGAGAAGAAGGAGAAAATATCCCAACTTCTGGCGGATCTGCACCTGCGGAAGCACCAACTCCTGCAACAACGGCAACAAGCACAGATGATGATAAGAGTGATGATGCTTACGATATCGTTGTTATCGGTGGCGGACCTGCTGGTTATGTAGCGGCCATCAAAGCAGCTCAGCTGGGTGGCAAGATTGCCTTGGTTGAGAAGTCTGAGCTAGGCGGAACCTGCTTGAACCGTGGCTGTATTCCTACCAAGACTTACCTGCACAATGCTGAAATCATTGAAAACCTTGGTCATGCAGCGAGTCGCGGTATCATTATCGAAAATCCAAGCTTCTCAGTAGACATGGACAAGGTTCTAGAAACTAAAAACAAGGTTGTCAATACGCTTGTTGGCGGTGTTGCTGGCCTTCTCCGAAGCTATGGCGTAGATGTTCATAAGGGGATTGGTACCATTACTAAAGACAAGAATGTTCTTGTAAACGGCAGCGAGTTGCTAGAAACGAAGAAGATTATCTTGGCTGGTGGTTCCAAAGTCAGCAAGATCAATGTTCCTGGCATAGAATCATCTCTCGTCATGACCAGTGATGATATTCTGGAAATGAACGAAGTGCCAGAAAATCTGGTTATTATCGGCGGTGGTGTTGTTGGTATTGAGCTAGGCCAAGCCTTCATGACATTTGGCTCAAAAGTTACCGTTATCGAAATGATGGACCGCATTGTACCAGCTATGGATGCGGAAGTTTCTAAAAACCTTCGCCTCATCTTGGAGCGCAAGGGCATGACAATTTTGACTGAAACCAAGTTGGAAGAAATCGTCGAAGAAAACGGCAAACTCCGTATCAAGGTTGAAGGAAAAGAAGATATTCTAGCAGATAAGGCTCTGCTGTCTATCGGACGCGTGCCAGACCTAGAAGGCATCGGTGAGGTTGAATTCGAACTGGATCGCGGCCTTATCAAGGTCAATGAGTACATGGAAACTTCTGTTCTAGGTATTTACGCACCAGGTGATATCAATGGTACTAAGATGCTGGCTCATGCAGCCTTCCGTATGGGTGAAGTTGCTGCTGAAAATGCTCTGAAAGGCAATCACCATGTTGCTAAACTCAATCTGACACCTGCGGCTATCTACACCCTGCCAGAAGTAGCAGCAGTTGGTTTGACAGAAGAGCAAGCTCGTGAGAAATACGATGTAGCAATTGGTAAGTTTAACTTCGCTGCTAACGGCCGTGCTATTGCTTCAGACGCAGCTCAAGGCTTCGTTAAAGTCATCGCTGACAAGAAGTATGGTGAAGTGCTTGGTGTCCATATCATCGGTCCTGCTGCTGCAGAATTGATCAACGAAGCATCAACCATCATCGAAATGGAAATCACCGTAGAAGAAATGCTTAAGACCATTCACGGTCACCCAACTTTCTCAGAAGTTATGTACGAAGCATTTGCGGACGTACTGGGATTGGCAGTTCACTCACCTAAGAAAAAATAATTTAAAAGATAGATTAGACTGGGCATAAATCATCGTTCCAGTCTCTATCGTATAAAGAGGTAGCTTATGAAATACATTGTTAACTACTCAAATGATACAGCTTTTAATATTGCTCTGGAAGAATATGCTTTCAAACACCTCTTAGATGAGGATGAAATTTTCCTGCTCTGGATTAACAAACCCTCTATCATAGTGGGACGTCACCAAAATACCATCGAAGAAATCAACCGTGATTATGTTCGTGAGCATGGCATTGAGGTCGTACGTCGTATCAGTGGCGGTGGAGCTGTTTATCATGATCTAAACAACCTTAACTACACCATTATCTCCAAGGAAAGCGAAGACCGCGCTTTTGACTTCAAGAGCTTTTCTACGCCGGTTATCAACACCTTGGCTGAACTTGGAGTAAAGGCTGAATTCACCGGCCGTAATGATCTGGAGATTGATGGCAAGAAGTTCTGTGGCAATGCACAGGCCTATATTAATGGCCGTATCATGCACCATGGCTGCCTACTCTTTGATGTTGATTTGTCTGTCTTGGCCAATGCGCTTAAGGTTTCTAAAGACAAGTTCGAATCAAAAGGCGTTAAATCCGTCCGTGCACGCGTGACAAATATTGTCAATGAATTACCAGAAAAGATTACTGTCGAAGAATTCCGCGACCTGCTTCTGGACTACATGAAGAAAGAATATCCAGAAATGACAGAATATGTTTTCTCCGAGAATGAACTGGAAGAAATCAAGCAAATCAGAGATAGCAAGTTTGGAACTTGGGACTGGAACTACGGTAAATCACCTGAATACAACGTGCGCCGTGGGACCAAGTTTACCAGCGGTAAGGTAGAAATCTTTGCCAATGTTGTTGAATCAAAGATTCAGGATATTAAAATCTATGGAGACTTTTTTGGTATTGAAGACGTAGCAGCAGTAGAAGATGTGCTGCGCGGCGTTAAATACGAACGCGAAGATGTCCTTAAAGCTCTTGAAACGATTGATATCAGCCGCTACTTTGCTGGAATCAGCAGAGAAGAGATTGCTGAAGCTATCGTTGGTTAAAATATGACATTATGACATAAAGAAAACCAAGCTCTCGAAGAGTTTGGTTTTTCATGTAAACAGTATATTTCAAATCAACAACATTCTTACGTTTCCTTAACCAGCTAGTTTTCTCTAGGCTTTATCTACCAGATATGATAAAATGATAGGGAATCAGAGAAAGAGGTGTCTTGATGCAGAAAGTCCCAGTAGAAAGCCTTGGTCTGTTTGAGCAGTTGGACCGCACAGTTGTAGCTTTTCTGAAGAAAAAACCATCTCCTAATCCAGACAACTTTTATGTTAGCATATCTGCAGAAGATTATGAGAAAAAGAAAGAAGAATTTGAAAAATCAGGCTATCAAGCCGTGAAATTGCCACTTGGCATGGCGTTAGATAATGTTATTCAGCAACCTTCTTTCCAAAATCTTGTCATTGGCGGGCTCTACATGGTAGATGTCTTCGTTCCCAAGGAAGACCTAATGCCCTTAAAGGACCTAGTTGATAGCTTCTGCATCATGTTTGCAGCAGCTAATAATCGAATAGAGAATATCAAGGCTTACGATCTGATGAAGAGTAAAACTGTCTATTTTATCGGAAGACTCTTCACGGACAACCCTCAGCCAGGTGATGAAGTTAGCTTTGAAGGGCTGAATAGGGAGACAGCAGACGGCTCCTACGAAGCGGTCAAATGCTTCCTAACTAGAGAAAGCGCTGAAAAGTACAATGCCAAAAATCGACCTGTCACAGCAGCAAACCTTGAACATCTCAAGCACTTCTGGGGCAAGCCGCTGATTGTTGAACCACATCGAAATTATTGGATTGAGTTTATATAAAAGAAAGAGCGAAGTATCTACAATAGATTTCTCGCTCTTTTGTTGCACTCTTTTTTCACATATTTTAAATTATGTAACTTTATAGTTTATCCAAAGCATTCTTTTGCTCGTCATTGACAATGTGGGTGTAGAGGTCCGTTACCTGAGTGCTAGCATGTCCTAGCTGATGACTGACGAGAACTTGAGACTTGGTTGCATCGTATAAACGTGTAGCAAGCGTATGGCGGAGTTTGTGAGGCGTCACTCGCACCTTGAAGTCCTCAGAATACTTGGCCACCATTTTTTCGACACTAGAAGCATCGATTCGATTAGGAGTGCCACGGTATTCAGTCAAAAAGAAGGCTGTATCAGTCTTTTCGGCCTTGTATCGTTTGCTTCGAATGCTCAGATAGTCTTCTAAATAGGGCTTAGCAAAAGCAGCAACATTGACAGAATCCCTTTTCCCCCCTTTTCTAGTCACTTCAATGACCATCATTTTGAGATTGATGTCTTTTAGGTCTAGATTGACAGCTTCAGACAGACGAACACCAGAGGCTAGCAGCAAGGCAATGATGGCTAGATCACGTTCCTTGTTTTTGTTGAAGGAGGACAGAGCGCGGTTAGAGAGCTTCTTAGGGTACTCCGTATCAATATACTGGAGAAATTCTTCCGTCTCATCCCCTAAAAAGAGCTTCTGCTTAATGTTCTCTGCACGAGCAGCCAGAGTTTCCTTTTTCTTCTTGGTAGCAACCTTTTTCATCACATTTCGATAGAAGTAGGGCTCACCTTGCTCGTTTTCCACTTCCTCAGTCAAATATTTGTAGAGGCTGGACAAGGCTGAAAGAGTCCGGTTGATGGTTGTCTGGGAAACACCGTTTTGAGTCGTATTAGCATTGAGAAGCGGCCGCTCTCGCAGATACAGAATGAAGGCCTCCATGTCTTTCTTGGTCATATTTTCCAAGACCGATAGAGGAATCTCAGCAATATGCGAAGCATCCGTTATACCAGATTCAAGCACCCAGTTAAAAAAGCGATCATATTCTTTGAGGTATTCGTATAAGGTTGTAAAACTATAAGGCACCGCCAGCTTAGACTGGTAATATTCCAGAATGTACCAAGGCATAGTGGCCTTGAGTTTATCAATTCTTTCTAATAGCAATTCACGTTTCACCACAATTCTCCGTTTTCTCTATAACAGTAGTATAGCATATCTAGATATATTTTTCAAGAAAATTATAGTTTTTCGGAAAAATGATAGAGAGAAGTAAGCAATCTGACTTTACTACAAAATAGATAATAAAAACAAGACAGAATTGATGAGCTAAACTCTGTCTTGTTTTTCCTAAAACTTATTCTTCTAATTCGATTTTTTGAAAATAATCCAGTTGCCATTTTTGTGTTGCCTGAGCTGTTTTATTTAAATTTGTGCACCAGGACGGATAAAAACGCATAGCCATCTTTCCTTTACAATCCTTTCTAGAAAGAATTTTTTTACTGATAGCTACCTCTTTGGGAATTATAAATAAACCACAATGACAGTCGTCGATAACGACAATAAACCAGTTCAGTTCATCTATATTCTTGATCGTCCTTTGGCTTAATCAAAATGCTTTCATAGTCTTCATTCCATTTTTCATTTATCAGATCGAAGTTACCATAATACCTAATGAAGAATCTCTACCATTTTCATTGTTTTATTGTCTTTCTAATTTTTACTAAAATTAAATTATGTAAAATATTTACTATAACAAAAACTCCCTAATCAAATCAATTACCTGATCATTTTGCGGCAAGGAAGAATGATGGGCATCCTTGCCTACGACGACTACCTCTCTGTGCGAGGCAATCTTTCCTTTGTAAATCAAACTCCCGGCCTCTACACTGCTTTTATGGACAATTCCGTCACCATCTCGGAAAAAGATTCCCAAAATCGACAAATGCTGAAGCTTCTTAGGAAGTTTTTCCTGGTTGGCTACAAAGTCATCTAACATCTCAACTCGATGATTGAGATTCTTCTTGTTCAGATTATAAGGACTGCCAATAGTCAGGAGTTTTTCCATCTCAAGTCCGGAATGATTTGCTAGGTATTGCTGCAGAAATACTGTATAAACTAGACCACCGTTAGAATGCCCCAGCGCCTTAAACCTGTTAAAAGAATACTTCTCTCGTAAGACAGTCAAGACAGCGTCAAACATTGCTGCCTGCTGCTTTATATTTTCATAACCATCACGATTATTTTGAAAGCCAATCACA
This window of the Streptococcus sanguinis genome carries:
- the lpdA gene encoding dihydrolipoyl dehydrogenase, translated to MALEVIMPKAGVDMTEGQIVQWNKKVGEFVKEGEILLEIMTDKVSMELEAEEDGYLIAILKGDGETVPVTEVIGYLGEEGENIPTSGGSAPAEAPTPATTATSTDDDKSDDAYDIVVIGGGPAGYVAAIKAAQLGGKIALVEKSELGGTCLNRGCIPTKTYLHNAEIIENLGHAASRGIIIENPSFSVDMDKVLETKNKVVNTLVGGVAGLLRSYGVDVHKGIGTITKDKNVLVNGSELLETKKIILAGGSKVSKINVPGIESSLVMTSDDILEMNEVPENLVIIGGGVVGIELGQAFMTFGSKVTVIEMMDRIVPAMDAEVSKNLRLILERKGMTILTETKLEEIVEENGKLRIKVEGKEDILADKALLSIGRVPDLEGIGEVEFELDRGLIKVNEYMETSVLGIYAPGDINGTKMLAHAAFRMGEVAAENALKGNHHVAKLNLTPAAIYTLPEVAAVGLTEEQAREKYDVAIGKFNFAANGRAIASDAAQGFVKVIADKKYGEVLGVHIIGPAAAELINEASTIIEMEITVEEMLKTIHGHPTFSEVMYEAFADVLGLAVHSPKKK
- a CDS encoding alpha/beta hydrolase; this encodes MKPFLTRCIHRLAKTFQKLLNKMPSHPISHLPTSKVEIRPIIMIPGSSATENRFNRMVKKINRNQHPNHSLVRIKVWNDGHMTYRGHLKRKDINPIFVIGFQNNRDGYENIKQQAAMFDAVLTVLREKYSFNRFKALGHSNGGLVYTVFLQQYLANHSGLEMEKLLTIGSPYNLNKKNLNHRVEMLDDFVANQEKLPKKLQHLSILGIFFRDGDGIVHKSSVEAGSLIYKGKIASHREVVVVGKDAHHSSLPQNDQVIDLIREFLL
- a CDS encoding dihydrolipoamide acetyltransferase; translation: MADDKLRATPAARKLADDLGINLYDVSGSGANGRVHKEDVETYKDTNVVRISPLATRIAQEHNIAWQEIQGTGHRGKIMKKDVLAFLPENVESDTIKSPAQIEKVEEVPDNVTPYGEIERIPMTPMRKVIAQRMVESYLTAPTFTLNYDVDMTEMLALRKKVLEPIMEATGKKVTVTDLLSMAVVKTLMKHPYLNSTLTEDGKTIITHNYVNLSMAVGMDNGLMTPVVYNAEKMSLSELVVAFKDVIGRTLEGKLAPSELQNSTFTISNLGMFGVQSFGPIINQPNSAILGVSSTVEKPVVVNGEIVIRPIMSLGLTIDHRVVDGMAGAKFMKDLKALIEDPISMLV
- a CDS encoding alpha-ketoacid dehydrogenase subunit beta; the protein is METKTMSFRDTIILAMSEEMRRDENVLLMGEDVGVFGGDFGTSVGMLEEFGPERVRDCPISEAAISGAAAGAAMTGLRPIVDMTFMDFSVIAMDAIVNQAAKTRYMFGGKGQVPMTVRCAAGNGVGSAAQHSQSLESWFTHIPGLKVVAPGTPADMKGLLKASIRDNNPVIILEYKSEFNQKGEVPLDPEYVIPLGVGEIKKEGTDVTVVTYGKMLRRVMQAAEELAEEGISVEVVDPRTLVPLDKDIIINSVKKTGKVVLVNDAHKTSGFIGEISAIISESEAFDYLDAPIRRCAGEDVPMPYAQNLENAMIPTVESIKDAIRKTYHKE
- a CDS encoding lipoate--protein ligase; this encodes MKYIVNYSNDTAFNIALEEYAFKHLLDEDEIFLLWINKPSIIVGRHQNTIEEINRDYVREHGIEVVRRISGGGAVYHDLNNLNYTIISKESEDRAFDFKSFSTPVINTLAELGVKAEFTGRNDLEIDGKKFCGNAQAYINGRIMHHGCLLFDVDLSVLANALKVSKDKFESKGVKSVRARVTNIVNELPEKITVEEFRDLLLDYMKKEYPEMTEYVFSENELEEIKQIRDSKFGTWDWNYGKSPEYNVRRGTKFTSGKVEIFANVVESKIQDIKIYGDFFGIEDVAAVEDVLRGVKYEREDVLKALETIDISRYFAGISREEIAEAIVG
- the xerS gene encoding tyrosine recombinase XerS, producing the protein MKRELLLERIDKLKATMPWYILEYYQSKLAVPYSFTTLYEYLKEYDRFFNWVLESGITDASHIAEIPLSVLENMTKKDMEAFILYLRERPLLNANTTQNGVSQTTINRTLSALSSLYKYLTEEVENEQGEPYFYRNVMKKVATKKKKETLAARAENIKQKLFLGDETEEFLQYIDTEYPKKLSNRALSSFNKNKERDLAIIALLLASGVRLSEAVNLDLKDINLKMMVIEVTRKGGKRDSVNVAAFAKPYLEDYLSIRSKRYKAEKTDTAFFLTEYRGTPNRIDASSVEKMVAKYSEDFKVRVTPHKLRHTLATRLYDATKSQVLVSHQLGHASTQVTDLYTHIVNDEQKNALDKL